Below is a window of Stappia sp. DNA.
ACCTCTACGTGGACGGGATCGAGCTCGACGACACGCAAGGCACCATCCGCAAGGTCCGCAATCACGTCGGCATGTGCTTCCAGCATTTCAATCTGTTCCCGCATCTGACCGCGCTCGACAACTGCACGCTGTCGCCGATCTGCACGCACAGGATCCCGAAGGCCGACGCGGAAGAGCAGGCGATGGACTATCTCGCCAAGGTGCGCATGGAAGGGTTCGCGCATAAATACCCCTCGCAACTGTCCGGCGGACAGCAGCAGCGCGTGGCCATCGCCCGCTCGCTGTGCATGAAGCCGGACATCATGCTGTTCGACGAGCCGACCTCCGCCCTCGACCCCGAAAGCATCTCCGAAGTCCTCGACGTGATGGTCGACCTCGCCGGCGGCGGGATGACCATGATGTGCGTCACGCACGAGATGGGCTTCGCGCGCAAAGTCGCGGACCGGGTGGTGTTCATGGATGCCGGCGAGATCGTCGAGGTCAACGAGCCGGAGGGCTTCTTCGCGAACCCCCGCGAGGAACGCTCGGCCAGGTTCCTCAAGCAGATCATCAATCACTGATCCACCGGGCGCCCCGGCCTATCGGGGGCACGACGCCAACAAACGAGAGGCAAGGCATGCGTTTTCGCGTGGCCGTGATCGGCTTCATCCATGAAAGCAACACCTTCACGTCGCTGATGACCGAGATGCAGGACTTCCGCTCCACCCAGTATTTCCTGGGGCAGGATGTTCTTGCGGAATTCAGAAACACCGGGTCGGAAATCGGCGGCTGCATCGATGTGGCCGAGGACAAGGGATGGTCGGCCGACTACATCCTTGGCGCCCATGCCCAGCCGGGCGGACCGGTCTCGGAAGCCGCCCGCACCGAGATCACGGGCGAATGCCTCCGCCGCCTCAAGGCCGGCGGCCCCTATGACGGCGTCTTCGTCGCGCTGCATGGCGCGATGGTGACCGAGACCGATCAGGATGGTGAAAGCCAGTTCCTGAGAGAACTGCGGACGGTCGTCGGCAACGACATTCCCATCGCTGTCACGCTGGACCTGCATGCGAATGTCTTCGACGCGCTTTCGGAGCTTGCGCAGATCGCGGTGTCCTTCCGCACCTATCCGCATGTCGACCTGCGCGCGGTCGGTCGGGAGGCCAGCGAGCGCCTGCATGAGGCCATGGCCGGGCACAGCGTCCCGCGGATAGCGGTGCACCGCCCCCCGGTCCTGCTGGGGTGCGACGACGGCCGGACCTCCGACGACGGTCCGATGTGCCGCCTGCTGGAAAGCGCGGCGCGGGAGATGGAAGCGCCCGGCATCCTGAACGTGGCGATCAACGCCGGCTTTCCCGACGCCGACGTCTGGGCGTCGGGGCCGAGCGTTCTGGTGACCTACGACGCGCGGACCGCGACCCGCGAAACCGCCGACGCCGTCGCCCTGCGCATCTGCGACGAGATCTGGGAGCACCGCGACACCTGGAACGGTCCGATCCCGCTGGAGGAGTGCATGCGCAGACTGAAGGCGGCCGAACCGGGCAACGGTCCCATCGTGATCGCCGATTATGCCGACAATCCCGGCGGAGGCGCGCACAGCGACTGCACCGCGCTCATCTCGGCTCTTCTGGAGGCCGGCGTCGAAAACGCGGCGGCAGCCGCACTGCTCGACCCCGAGGCGGCGGCCCTGCTTGCCCGGCGTGGCGTCGGGGCCGAAGTCACCCTCGCCATCGGCGGCAAGATCGACCCGACCGTCGGCGGCGGACCGATCGAGGTGACCGGCACGGTCATGGCGGTCAGCGACGGCCGCTTCCACTTCGAGGGCCCGATGTTCACCGGGTTGCCCGCGTCGACGGGCACCAGCGTGTGCCTGCGCGTCGACGGCCTCGACATCATGATCGTGTCCGAGCGGATGCAGCTCTACGACCTGAATATCCTGCGCGTGGTGGGAATAGAACCGGCCGAGAAATCGATCGTCGCCGTGAAGTCCATGAACCACTTCAAGGGCGCGTTCCGGCCCATTGCCTCGCAGATCATCGTGACCGACGCGGGAGGCCTGTGTTCGCCCGATCTGTCGCGGCGCACCTACACACGGGTCCGTCGCCCGGTCTTTCCTCTCGACACGCTGTGACCGCCGGCGCGGAATTGCCCCTGCGGCGCGCCGGATAGGGGATGGCCGCCCGCCGGCGCGCGCCTCACCCGGATGCGGTGCGCCCGGCGACCAGATCGCCGACGATACGGGCGGTGACGGGCGCCAGCGTCAGCCCCAGATGGCCGTGACCGAAGGCGAGGATCACCTCGGGCGCCCCGCGCACCGGGCGGATGACCGGCACCGAATCCGGCATCGACGGACGAAACCCCAGCCAGGTGCGATCCGGTTTGCCCAGATCGGGGAAGAAGGTCCGCGCGCCCTCCTCCAGCTGGGCAAACCGCCGCGCGTTGGCCGGTGCGGCCAGATCGCCCAGTTCCACCAGCCCCGCGATGCGCAAACGCCCCTGCATCGGCACCATGTAGAAGCCCCGGGAGGTCGGCGAGACGGGACGCGACAGAAGCGGCGTCGGCATGTCGAACTCGATGTGATAGCCACGCTCCGTGTCGAGCGGCACCCGCTCGCCGGCCTGCGCCACAAGCGCCCTGGAGTGCGCCCCGGCCGCGATCACGACGCGGCGCGCGGTGAGCGCGCCCTCGGGCGTGGTCACCCGCACGCGGGCGCTCTGCCGCTCCAGCCGCACGGCCCGCCGGGGCAGGATGCGGACGCCCGCCCGCGTGGCCGCCACCGCGAGACGGCGCATCGCCTCGCCCGGGTCCGTCATGCTCATGGCGTCGGGAAACAGCACCGCGCCCCCTTCGAAGGGCGGCAAGTGCGGCTCCAGCCGGCTCAGGTCGTCGCTCGACAGCAGTTCCTGCGCGATGCCATGGGTGCCGCGCAGGGCAATGTCCGCTTGCGCGGCCCTGAAATCGCGCATCGAGGTATAGGCGTAGACGCAGCCATTGTGCCGGAACAGATCGTCCGCCGCGATCTGCGCCGACAGCTCATGCCACCCGCCGGAGGCCTCGGCCAGCAGCGGCGCCAGGGCGGCGACGTTGCGACGCATCCGGCCCGGCAGGGATTCATAGGCAAAGCGCAGCAACCAGGGAAACAGCGTCGGCAACGCCGCCTTGCGCACCGACAGCGGCGAAACCCGGCTGAACAGCAGATCGGGCAGATTGCGCAGCACGGCCGGTGTTCCGACCGGAATGATGGCATATTCGGCGATCGTGCCGGCATTGCCATAGGAGGCGCCGGAGCCCGGCTCGTTGGGCTCCAGCAAGGTCACCTCGCGCCCCTCGTCGGCCAGCCGCAGGGCCGCTGACAGGCCGATGACACCGCCACCGATGACCAGAATTTCCGTGTCCGTCGCTGCCGACATGGACATCGCCTCCCCCGTTCGAATTCGTGAAGATCGCAACCGCGCGGGGTTCCCGCTCCGGCCTTGGCGCTCCGCCCTCCGGCGGCTCAGATCACCGGCTCCAGCAGATGCCGGTCGTCCCGCAACACCTCGCGCAGACGCGTCAGCGCCTCGCGCAACTGCGCGCGCGAACGCGCCGCCCCGACATTGAGGCGCACCGCATGCGGCACGGCGTTGCGGCTGATGGCGAAGGCTTCGCCCGACAGCACGCCGACGCCGGCCTGCGCGGCGGCGCGCACGAAGGCATTCGCATGCCACGGCTCCGGCAGGTGGACCCAGGCGTGGGGCGCCTGCGGATCCTGCGACAGGTCGACGTCGCCCAGCAGCTCGCGCACGAGCATCTGACGCGCTTCGAACTCGCGCTTCTGCCCCTCCAGGATCCGTCCGACCTGGCCGTCCTCGATCAGGCGCGCGGCGATCAGCGCCGTCAGCGGCCCCGTGCTCCAGCAGTTGATGCGCAGCATCGCCGCGATATCGCCAACCAGCGACGCCGGCGCCAGAACCGCCCCGAAGCGCAGACCCGGCGCAATGCTCTTGGAAAAGCCGCTCAGGTGGATCGTGATATCGGGATCGCTCGCCACGAACGCCCGGGGCGCCCCGTCCTTCAGCGGCCGATAGACATCGTCCTCGATCAGCAGCGCACCGTGGTTCCGGGCGATCCCGGCAAGGGCGCGGCGGCGCTCCTCGGCCAGCGTGACGGTGGTCGGATTGTGCAAGGTCGGCACCAGGAACACCGCGCGCGGCGCCAGCTCGGCACAGGCACCGGCAAGGGTCTCGGGCCGCATGCCCTCGTCGTCCATGTCCACCGGCTTCAGAACGAGGTCGAGCGACCGGCACAATGCGCCGATCCCCTGATAGGTGAGCGCATCGGCGAGGATGACATCGCCCGGCCGGGCGATCGCCGCCAGCACGCAGGAGAGCCCGTGCTGCGCGCCGTTGGTCACCAACAGCCGCTGCGCCGGGGCCTCACCCTCGATCTGCGCGGCAAGCCAGCCGGCAACCGCCTCGCGCGCCCAGTCTGGGCCTTCCGGTTCGTGAAAATCCTGCAGCGCGGCGTAACGCGGGTCTTCCGGCAGGCGCGGCAGCAGCGCTGCGAGCGCTTCCAGATAGCCGGTCGTCGCCGGACGGTTCACCGACAGGTCGATATAGCCCTGCTCGTCCAGCGGCGCGGACTTGAAATGCGCCGCCTCCCGGCCAGAGGCAACCAGCGACCCCCGGCCCGGGCGGCTCGTGACCAGGCCCCGCTCCTGCAGATCGGCAAAGGCACGGGTGACCGTCGTCAGATTCACCCCCGCCTGACGCGCGATATCGCGTTGCGGCGGCAACCGCTCCCCGGCGGACAACTCGCCGCAGGCGATCTTCGCGGCGATGGCGTTGGCAATCTGACGGTAGATCGGCGTATCCGCGTCGGCGAACGCGGTCTTGTCGAACAATGCGGACAGCAGACCTCTCCTCTCTTCCCGTCGTCTCGTCAGCCACGCCGCCGCAACGCTCGACCGCCCGGCCTTGCGTCGCGCCCCGCTTGCGTGTCGCCCCCGGACCTCTTGGCCGGCGCTTCTTGGCCGGCGCCTCTTGGCTGACGCCCGGCCGCCCGCGTCCGTCAGACCTTCCGCCCTATGGCATAGCACCGCTTTTTGTCTGACGTAAATACCGGACAATACCCAGACAAGCACGACATCTTACGCGACGCAAGATCAGCCCGCCAATCGATTCTTTCGGAATATTTCGCAAATCACCGATTGACGGACCAAAAAAATCACTGATAGCGTTTGATTGATCGTTTTGTATGGTCACACAATCTCCACTCGCGGAGGTCGCGCCGCACCGGCGCGAAGGAGTGGCGCACTGCTGGAGGAGCACCCGGATGAGACATCACGCGAAAAGACTTGCCACCTATGCGCTGGCCGCCGCGACGGCCGCGGTGCTGATGGGCGGCAGCGTGCAGGCGGAAACCCTGCGCCTGTCGACGCTGAAAAAGCCCGGCTCCGAGGGTGAGGCCGCGGCGCTGCGCTTTGCCGAACTGGTCGAGCAGGGCACCGAGGGACGCATCAAGATCAAGGTCTACCCCGCCAGCCAGCTCGGCGACTGGACGGAGGTCTACGAGCAGGTGATCCAGGGCGCGGTCGACATGGCCATGCAGCCGCTGGCGACCAGCAGCGACAAGCGCCTCGCCATCACCTGGTTCCCCTATGCCTTCATCGACTACGACACCGCGCGCGAATCGCTCTCGCCCGGCGGCGCGGTCTTCTCGATCGTCAAGGACGTTCTGGAACCGCAGGGCCTGACCCCGCTCGGCGTCTTCGGCGCCGGCATGGGCGGTGCGGGCTTCGCCAAGCCGGTCGAAAACGTCAAGGATTTCGACGCCAGTCACGATCTGAAGGTGCGCGTCTGGCCGGGCGGCATCACCCACCGGGTGCTGCTGGAGCGACTGGGCTACAACACCGCGACGGTGCCCTGGGCGGAGCTTTACACCGGCATGCAGACCGGCGTGGTCGACGGCCAGGTCGGCGGCACGGCCAACATGACGCTGGAGTCCTTTGAGGACATCACCAAGACGTGGGTCCAGTACAACACCCACTTCGAGGGCGACTGGTTCATCGTCAACGCCAACACCTACGCGAACCTCGAGGATGCGGACCGCAAGGTGCTGCTGGACGCCGCGCAGCAGGTCAGCGCCGAGCGCTTCGAGGATGTCGCGGCCGCCGACGCCGCCGCCCTGGCGACAATGCGCGAGGCCGGGATCGACGTTGTCACCTTCGACAAGGCGGAGCTTGAGGAACTGGCGGCGATCGTGCGGCGCGACGTCTGGCCGGAGATCGCCGACGAACTCGGCGAGGAGACGCTCGGCAAGCTGAAGGCCTCGCTCGGCGTGGAGTAATCCGAACGCCATTCGGGAGACGGATCGGATCGTCGCGGCCCCCGCGCGATCCGCTTTTTCTCGCAGGGCAGTGACACGGCGATCGGGAGGACGCCCGGACATGCAGAACGAGACGGAAACCGAAATCGCGGCAGCGGGAGACAGGGCCTTGCCGCTCGCCGCCTCGCCGGACACGGTGAACACCCCCCGCTTCCTGCGCGGCGGCGCGTTGACGGCCTGGAACTGGACCCTGCGCCTGCAGCGGATCCTGCTGGTCGCCTGCGGCGCGGTGCTCACCCTGCTGATCGCCATTCAGGTCTTCACCCGCTATGTCCTCGGCATCTCGATCTTCGGGATCGAGGAACTGGCGAGTTTCGTCGCGGTCTATCTCTACTTTCTCGGCGCCAGCCACGGCGCCTGGGAACGCGGCCACATCTCGGCAAGCCTGGTGGACCTGATCCTGCCCTACGGCCGGCCCCGGCTGGCGCTCAGTGCCCTTGCCGGCCTGATCACCGTGGTTCTGGCCGGCTGGATGTCGGTGTGGGCCTGGCAATATCTCGACTACAGCATCGGCCGGGGCACCATGTCGCTGGAAACCGGCCTGCCCATGTCCTGGGTCTATGCGATCATGCCGATCGGGCTCAGCCTGATGACGCTCTACTTCACCGTTGAATTTCTCGAGCGCGTCCGACGCCTCGTCCTGGGGCCGGCGGCCGACGGGGAGGCGATGGCGTGAGCGACATCATCATCTATGACGCCCTGCTGCTGACGCTGCTGCTGGTGATTGGCGTTCCGGTGCCCTTCTGCTTCGCCGGCGCGGTGCTTTTTCTGGTGCTGTTCGGAGATTTCGGCTCCGCCAGCTTTCTGGTGGGAGCGGGCTATTCGAAGCTCTCGTCCATCGTCGTCATCGCCATTCCGCTCTACATCCTCGCCGGCAGCATCATGAGCCGCGGCGGCATCGCCGAACGTCTGGTGGATCTCGCCGACAGTCTCGTCGGCCGGATGCGCGGCGGACTGGGCATCGTGGTGATCATGGCGACGGCGGTGTTCGGCGCCATTTCCGGCATGGCTTCCTCGGCCGTCGCGGCGATCGGCACCATCATGATCCCGCGCATGGAGGCCCGAGGCTACGATCGCGGCTACGCCACGGCGCTGGTCTCCGCCTCGGCGGTGCTGGCGCTGCTGATCCCGCCGAGCGCCTCGATGATCCTTTTCGGCTGGGTCACGGGCACCTCGATCCTCGCGAGCTTCCTGGCGCCGGTGGTGCCGGGCCTCCTGCTCTGCTCGCTGCTGGCGTTCTGGAACCGCGTGCTGACCCGGCGCATGCCGCTGGTGACGCCGCCACCGGTCGACGCCCGCCAGTTCGCGCGCGAAGTCGCCCGGCGCGGCCGCAGGGCCGGCATGGGCCTCGTGATGCCGGTGCTGATCCTGGGCTTCATCTATGGCGGGGTGACCACCCCCACCGAGGCCGCCGCCGTGGCGGTGCTCTACGCCATTCCCGTGTCGATCTATCTCTATCGCGACATCGACTGGAGCGACCTGGCGGACGTGATCTGGCGGGCCGGGCGGACCACCGGCGTGCTGTTGCTGATGATCTTCTTCGCCTCCATGCTGGGCCGGGTCTGGACGCTGGAGGACGTGCCGCAGCAGATCCTCGAGAGCTTCCTCGCCATCAGCGAAAATCCGATCGTGCTCTTGCTGATGGCCAATATCTTCCTGATGATCGTCGGCATGTTCATGGAGGATGTCAGCGGCATCCTGCTCGCCGCGCCGCTGTTGCTGCCGGTGATGCAGCAGGCCGGCGTGGATCAGGTGCAATTCGCGGCCATCATCGCCACCAACCTCGGAATGGGCCTGATCACCCCGCCCACGGCTCCGATCCTGTATTTCGCCGGGCTGATCGGAAATGTGCCGCTCGCCCGCATGCTCCTGCCCACGCTGGTGTTCGTCTTCCTGGCCTATCTGCCCGTGGTGCTGTTGACGACCTTCCTGCCAGCATTGTCGCTCACCCTGCCGCGCCTGATCCTCGGCGGCTGACCGCGCCCGCATCGACGGCCGCCCCACGGCGGCCGTCCCCGACCGGATCGGCGGAAGAGAGGATCCGCGCGGCGGTCACCGTCGCCTCCGAGCCGTCGGCGAGAATGACGGTTGCCGATCCGTCGGCGAGCATCGTTTCGAAATGCTCGAGATTGTGCTGCTTCAGGACCGCCGCCCTGTCCATGCTGGTGAATTGCGAGCCTTGATCAGAATGGACCAGACCCGTGCCCTTCGGCTTTCGACGCCACACCGCCATCGGCAATTCCTGCAGCACGACATCAGCGATCTGCCGACCGTGCGATGACCAGCCGATGACGCGGCGTGAGAACAGGTCGATCACCACGGCCGGATAGGCAAAACCCTCCCGGGTCCGGCTAATGGTGATGTCTGTCCCCCATGCCCGGTCCGGCGCATCGACATCGAACCACCGGGCCGGATACGCAGGCAGCGGCACATCCGCGCACCGTTAACCGCTGCCGATGCTCGGCATCAGGCGCGTATCTCGCTTTGCATCCCTGGCGAAACACGCGGTGGTTTTTTAAGATGGTGTGTTCCTCGGTGACGCGCGCCAGCTCCGTCTTCAGACAACGTCTCTCTGCCGCGTGATCCTCATCGCCTCCCGAGGGCTTCGAGGACTTCGTCTTCCACGCATAGCGCGTGTGGACTCACGCCAACCACTGCGACACCTCCGCAACCGGATAGCCCCGCCCGGCGATCTGCGCGACAGCATCGCGCTTGAACTCACCACTGAAGTTGCCGGATCCCTGCATGGCCTCCTTGCGTCGAATTCAGGGAAGACGGCGTCCACCAATCCAGGGGATATTCACCGGTGTCCCATCGCGTCATGATCATGCCCAAATGGAAGACTCGATCATGAACGATGCGATCCGGCGTCTGCGCACATGCCCGGCATGAACCCAGCCGCCCTGGGTTCCGGTCTCGCGCCTGAGATGCATTGCCAAGACCTTTCTCCTAAACCTAAAATGGCAGAAATTTGAGACACGCGTGCCGACCTGCACGCCGACGGCGCCGTTGGCCGCGGCCCGGATGACGTTTTGTTGCAATGATAGATTGACTGGAGCATCGGCGTGTATTTCGCGCATTCGGGCAAGGCCCCCGACCGGACCGATTGGCAGCCGCTGCCTGACCACCTCACGGCGGTCGCGGTCCTGGCCGCGGCGTTTGCAGACCCTCTGGGCCTGGACCGCGCGGCGTTTCTGGCCGGGCTCTATCACGACCTCGGGAAATACTGCGAGGCGTTCGAGCGCCGGCTGCAAGGGGAGGATATCCGCGTCGATCATTCGACCGCCGGCGCCCTTGCCGTCATCGAACACGCCTGGGAACGCCCCCTCGACAGGGCCACGGCGGAGCTGATCGCCTATTGCATCGCGGGGCACCACGCCGGCCTGCCGGATCGGCTGAACGACACCGCGGCCTGCCTCGACAGGCGCCTGCAATCCGAGCTGCCGACCCTGGATCCGGTGTGGCGGACCGATCTCCCCTCGCCGCCCGGCGACATCGCTCCCGCCCTGTTCGCGACCTTCTCGGACCCGAAGGAGGCCTTCTTCTCGCTTTCCGTCGCCACGCGCATGATCTTCTCATGCCTGGTGGACGCGGATTTCAAGGATACGGAAGCCCATTACGCCGCGCTCGAACAGCGTATGAAGGACAGATCATGGCCAACGCTTCAGGCCCGCCTGCCGGAGCTTCTCCAGCGCTTCGACGCATGCATGGAGAGAAAGCGCGACCTCTCCACCGACCTCAACAGGCTGCGCGCGCGCATTCTGGATCATGTCCGCGCCAGGGCGGGCGAAGCGCCGGGGCTGTTCACCCTGACGGTCCCGACAGGCGGCGGCAAGACACTGGCCTCGCTCGGCTTTGCCCTCGATCACGCCCGTCTTCACGGGCACCGTCGGGTGATCTACGCCCTTCCCTTCACCTCGATCATCGATCAGACGGCCGACATCTTCCGGAGCGTTCTTGGCGCCGACCATGTGCTGGAACACCACTCCGCGATCGATGAAGACCGCAGACCGCCGGGGCGGACGGACGACCGGCAGCAGGCGGAGAAGCTGAAGCTCGCCATGGAAGACTGGGCCGCGCCCGTGGTGGTGACGACCAATGTCCAGTTCTTCGAAAGCCTTTTCGCGGCCAAGCCCTCCCGCGCGCGCAAACTGCA
It encodes the following:
- a CDS encoding amino acid ABC transporter ATP-binding protein, yielding MLAETAINFENMNKYFGAFHVLKDINLQIAKGERIVVCGPSGSGKSTLIRCVNALEKYQSGHLYVDGIELDDTQGTIRKVRNHVGMCFQHFNLFPHLTALDNCTLSPICTHRIPKADAEEQAMDYLAKVRMEGFAHKYPSQLSGGQQQRVAIARSLCMKPDIMLFDEPTSALDPESISEVLDVMVDLAGGGMTMMCVTHEMGFARKVADRVVFMDAGEIVEVNEPEGFFANPREERSARFLKQIINH
- a CDS encoding M81 family metallopeptidase, which codes for MRFRVAVIGFIHESNTFTSLMTEMQDFRSTQYFLGQDVLAEFRNTGSEIGGCIDVAEDKGWSADYILGAHAQPGGPVSEAARTEITGECLRRLKAGGPYDGVFVALHGAMVTETDQDGESQFLRELRTVVGNDIPIAVTLDLHANVFDALSELAQIAVSFRTYPHVDLRAVGREASERLHEAMAGHSVPRIAVHRPPVLLGCDDGRTSDDGPMCRLLESAAREMEAPGILNVAINAGFPDADVWASGPSVLVTYDARTATRETADAVALRICDEIWEHRDTWNGPIPLEECMRRLKAAEPGNGPIVIADYADNPGGGAHSDCTALISALLEAGVENAAAAALLDPEAAALLARRGVGAEVTLAIGGKIDPTVGGGPIEVTGTVMAVSDGRFHFEGPMFTGLPASTGTSVCLRVDGLDIMIVSERMQLYDLNILRVVGIEPAEKSIVAVKSMNHFKGAFRPIASQIIVTDAGGLCSPDLSRRTYTRVRRPVFPLDTL
- a CDS encoding FAD-dependent oxidoreductase, coding for MSAATDTEILVIGGGVIGLSAALRLADEGREVTLLEPNEPGSGASYGNAGTIAEYAIIPVGTPAVLRNLPDLLFSRVSPLSVRKAALPTLFPWLLRFAYESLPGRMRRNVAALAPLLAEASGGWHELSAQIAADDLFRHNGCVYAYTSMRDFRAAQADIALRGTHGIAQELLSSDDLSRLEPHLPPFEGGAVLFPDAMSMTDPGEAMRRLAVAATRAGVRILPRRAVRLERQSARVRVTTPEGALTARRVVIAAGAHSRALVAQAGERVPLDTERGYHIEFDMPTPLLSRPVSPTSRGFYMVPMQGRLRIAGLVELGDLAAPANARRFAQLEEGARTFFPDLGKPDRTWLGFRPSMPDSVPVIRPVRGAPEVILAFGHGHLGLTLAPVTARIVGDLVAGRTASG
- a CDS encoding PLP-dependent aminotransferase family protein, whose protein sequence is MFDKTAFADADTPIYRQIANAIAAKIACGELSAGERLPPQRDIARQAGVNLTTVTRAFADLQERGLVTSRPGRGSLVASGREAAHFKSAPLDEQGYIDLSVNRPATTGYLEALAALLPRLPEDPRYAALQDFHEPEGPDWAREAVAGWLAAQIEGEAPAQRLLVTNGAQHGLSCVLAAIARPGDVILADALTYQGIGALCRSLDLVLKPVDMDDEGMRPETLAGACAELAPRAVFLVPTLHNPTTVTLAEERRRALAGIARNHGALLIEDDVYRPLKDGAPRAFVASDPDITIHLSGFSKSIAPGLRFGAVLAPASLVGDIAAMLRINCWSTGPLTALIAARLIEDGQVGRILEGQKREFEARQMLVRELLGDVDLSQDPQAPHAWVHLPEPWHANAFVRAAAQAGVGVLSGEAFAISRNAVPHAVRLNVGAARSRAQLREALTRLREVLRDDRHLLEPVI
- the dctP gene encoding TRAP transporter substrate-binding protein DctP — translated: MRHHAKRLATYALAAATAAVLMGGSVQAETLRLSTLKKPGSEGEAAALRFAELVEQGTEGRIKIKVYPASQLGDWTEVYEQVIQGAVDMAMQPLATSSDKRLAITWFPYAFIDYDTARESLSPGGAVFSIVKDVLEPQGLTPLGVFGAGMGGAGFAKPVENVKDFDASHDLKVRVWPGGITHRVLLERLGYNTATVPWAELYTGMQTGVVDGQVGGTANMTLESFEDITKTWVQYNTHFEGDWFIVNANTYANLEDADRKVLLDAAQQVSAERFEDVAAADAAALATMREAGIDVVTFDKAELEELAAIVRRDVWPEIADELGEETLGKLKASLGVE
- a CDS encoding TRAP transporter small permease, which gives rise to MQNETETEIAAAGDRALPLAASPDTVNTPRFLRGGALTAWNWTLRLQRILLVACGAVLTLLIAIQVFTRYVLGISIFGIEELASFVAVYLYFLGASHGAWERGHISASLVDLILPYGRPRLALSALAGLITVVLAGWMSVWAWQYLDYSIGRGTMSLETGLPMSWVYAIMPIGLSLMTLYFTVEFLERVRRLVLGPAADGEAMA
- a CDS encoding TRAP transporter large permease; this encodes MSDIIIYDALLLTLLLVIGVPVPFCFAGAVLFLVLFGDFGSASFLVGAGYSKLSSIVVIAIPLYILAGSIMSRGGIAERLVDLADSLVGRMRGGLGIVVIMATAVFGAISGMASSAVAAIGTIMIPRMEARGYDRGYATALVSASAVLALLIPPSASMILFGWVTGTSILASFLAPVVPGLLLCSLLAFWNRVLTRRMPLVTPPPVDARQFAREVARRGRRAGMGLVMPVLILGFIYGGVTTPTEAAAVAVLYAIPVSIYLYRDIDWSDLADVIWRAGRTTGVLLLMIFFASMLGRVWTLEDVPQQILESFLAISENPIVLLLMANIFLMIVGMFMEDVSGILLAAPLLLPVMQQAGVDQVQFAAIIATNLGMGLITPPTAPILYFAGLIGNVPLARMLLPTLVFVFLAYLPVVLLTTFLPALSLTLPRLILGG